The Argopecten irradians isolate NY chromosome 6, Ai_NY, whole genome shotgun sequence genome has a window encoding:
- the LOC138326043 gene encoding uncharacterized protein, with product MEKTCVICLQNIDPKASYRKCGNVLDQFESVFQLLDRTLSKDGYVCHHCIYKCKRVIKIEQDIETLHEKLETAKSSCIQDLRKHCLKYEKIERLPSTPVKHPCVKRKLKLTPKSSKKVKLKSPRQIRLPTIRLQTPIYVSASTQTEFNAEDSDPVKKPARNSNVPFTNASDVQILTSNGGQIQTTRVKDKEFQVICQAIAKGRTSQHVARLLLKQETFRNELENCFLKQLEKECKLITKKTNSSELRKVTPEDIKSLDLNVILKEWEQTSPLFAHVLRTISNSGSFDEGFNPAVIFAGASLIRCRCPELNQLHCATGLVMDEGGATNETIDVLHKLGVSVSPSTVYKKKKAIVAHHRHLISARVENSVRDIERHVQVKKVKETVSVKSIEIDSQLKNVETVINPSTVFALQQPLYCSSFMNLIVVDLNSLEPSLRGNEHFNFPTSQLGSDITKLSSDIIKPSSDIIKLSSDIIKPSSDIVKLSSGITNPSSDITRLQIPTLPSPGSTTLDQSCTCVPFEIIGDNFDISITPNQMTKDSQRKSLHWFLYCAVNKRVHAHHLSNDAPQMTVSTAPTSLFVPSVDDVSSLETDFIHFVAKTVTEHVTFLKQYAYLVPSCLEHKYMEEMSKKSEYMLCELIDRSENDSEGIITILNRIQQKFVPHTHGTKPKVIQNIVFGGDVLTNERAYSAQQAMANGETDFERLGGFIHRPEGFHRVMNFVLLIYQTFYKQTADRGTLWQLRNIVNRRDVSGADSVVNKFRPHHNFLEDALDAHIVALAKKHFGVTDEQPTKNQPPPLLLTDHQKKEWLYDQCRSLVKQITDGSDSSVWAQLSDILMEKDAEESSVEEMKDQATGHYICFHCQRRYKRVKSLRKHLTDVHQWEFLPQESSSSSSSSSSSEPSNVTFSFMYLTLLLRSTYQAIKYGDGERLARNAKFEHLVAGVSGHTKYRLWLWRYLAYINVILTPRAAEEYKWNISTNMNGGHGENIANDNLVEVMVKTIKKKLRTQGANVTFDSAQMACQTTNVTDSILDRLMRESKCHKRSGKHGKPSKVEDISSMAEELLLSNALLSDQQFQGFEQFNSPMKKLDPSKEFAWQAIQRKRASVEMCL from the exons ATGGAAAAGACATGTGTTATTTGCCTCCAGAACATTGACCCCAAGGCATCATACCGTAAGTGTGGTAATGTTTTGGACCAGTTCGAGTCTGTTTTCCAGTTATTAGACAGAACTTTATCAAAGGATGGCTATGTATGTCACCATTGCATTTACAAGTGTAAACGCGTGATTAAAATTGAACAGGACATAGAGACATTGCATGAAAAATTAGAGACTGCAAAGAGTTCGTGCATTCAGGACTTACGTAAACATTGTTTAAAGTATGAAAAAATCGAAAGATTACCTTCCACCCCTGTCAAACATCCGTGTGTCAAACGGAAATTAAAGCTGACTCCGAAGTCGTCGAAAAAAGTTAAATTAAAATCACCACGACAGATTCGATTACCAACTATTAGGCTTCAGACACCAATCTATGTATCTGCATCAACGCAAACAGAGTTCAATGCAGAAGACAGTGACCCTGTGAAGAAACCAGCGAGGAATTCAAATGTTCCTTTCACTAATGCTTCAGATGTACAG attttaacCAGTAATGGAGGGCAAATCCAGACAACCAGAGTGAAAGACAAAGAATTTCAAGTCATTTGTCAGGCCATTGCCAAAGGACGCACCTCACAGCATGTAGCACGTCTTCTTCTTAAGCAGGAAACTTTTAGAAATGAATTGGAAAACTGCTTTCTTAAGCAACTGGAAAAAGAATGTAAATTAATTACAAAGAAAACCAACAGTTCAGAGTTGAGAAAGGTAACACCTGAGGATATTAAATCTTTAGATTTAAACGTCATCCTGAAAGAATGGGAACAGACATCTCCGTTGTTTGCACATGTTTTAAGAACCATTTCAAACTCTGGATCCTTCGACGAGGGCTTCAATCCAGCTGTGATCTTCGCAGGAGCTTCCTTGATAAGATGCCGGTGCCCAGAGTTAAACCAACTGCATTGTGCGACAGGACTAGTGATGGATGAAGGTGGAGCAACCAATGAG ACAATAGATGTTCTTCACAAGCTGGGAGTGTCTGTTTCACCGTCAACAGTTTACAAGAAAAAGAAGGCCATTGTTGCACACCATAGACATTTGATTTCTGCTAGAGTGGAGAATTCTGTCAGAGACATTGAAAGACACGTGCAGGTGAAAAAAGTGAAGGAAACGGTATCGGTGAAGTCCATTGAAATTGATAGCCAGCTAAAGAATGTTGAAACTGTCATCAATCCATCTACAGTGTTTGCATTACAACAACCACTATACTGCTCATCATTCATGAATCTCATCGTCGTAGATTTGAACTCTCTGGAACCATCCCTGCGTGGAAATGAACACTTCAACTTTCCTACCTCTCAACTAGGTTCTGACATCACCAAACTGAGTTCTGACATCATCAAACCGAGTTCTGACATCATCAAACTGAGTTCTGACATCATCAAACCGAGTTCTGACATCGTAAAACTGAGTTCTGGCATCACAAATCCGAgttctgacatcacaagactTCAGATACCCACACTGCCTTCTCCTGGTAGTACCACATTGGATCAGTCGTGTACATGTGTGCCCTTTGAGATTATTGGGGACAATTTTGATATATCCATTACACCAAATCAAATGACCAAGGACAGCCAAAGAAAGAGTTTGCACTGGTTTCTATACTGTGCTGTCAACAAACGTGTGCATGCCCACCACCTCTCAAATGATGCACCACAGATGACTGTTTCAACTGCTCCAACATCCCTGTTTGTTCCCTCAGTAGATGATGTTTCATCTTTGGAGACGGATTTTATACACTTCGTTGCTAAAACAGTTACAGAACATGTTACTTTCTTGAAACAGTATGCATACCTTGTGCCGTCCTGTCTGGAACATAAGTACATGGAGGAGATGAGCAAGAAGTCAGAATACATGCTTTGTGAACTGATAGATAGAAGCGAAAATGACAGTGAAGGAATCATCACCATACTCAACCGGATCCAACAGAAATTTGTCCCTCACACACATGGAACCAAGCCAAAGGTGATACAGAATATTGTGTTCGGAGGAGATGTTTTAACAAACGAAAGAGCCTACAGTGCACAGCAAGCCATGGCAAATGGTGAAACAGATTTTGAAAGACTTGGTGGCTTCATTCATCGCCCAGAAGGTTTTCATCGTGTTATGAACTTTGTGCTg CTCATCTACCAGACATTTTACAAACAGACTGCAGACAGGGGTACGCTTTGGCAGCTACGCAATATTGTAAACCGCAGAGATGTCAGTGGGGCAGATTCTGTTGTGAACAAATTTAG GCCACACCATAATTTTCTCGAGGATGCTCTTGATGCACACATAGTGGCCTTGGCAAAGAAACACTTTGGTGTAACAGATGAACAGCCTACCAAAAACCAACCGCCACCTTTGCTTTTGACTGATCATCAGAAAAAAGAATGGCTCTACGACCAATGCCGAAGTCTTGTAAAGCAGATAACTGATGGAAGTGACAGCAGTGTTTGGGCCCAGCTGTCTGACATTCTAATGGAAAAAGATGCAGAAGAAAGTTCAGTGGAAGAAATGAAGGACCAGGCTACCGGACACTACATTTGCTTTCATTGTCAGCGCAGGTACAAAAGGGTGAAATCACTAAGAAAACACCTCACAGATGTTCATCAGTGGGAATTCCTTCCACAGGAAAGttcgtcgtcgtcgtcatcatcatcatccagtGAACCATCCAACGTCACATTTTCCTTCATGTACTTGACCCTGTTACTTCGAAGTACCTATCAGGCCATCAAGTATGGTGATGGGGAGAGATTGGCTAGGAATGCAAAGTTTGAGCATTTGGTTGCTGGTGTAAGTGGACATACAAAGTACAGGTTGTGGCTGTGGAGGTACTTGGCCTACATCAATGTTATTCTGACACCACGTGCTGCTGAGGAGTACAAGTGGAATATATCCACAAACATGAATGGGGGTCATGGAGAAAACATTGCCAATGACAATTTGGTAGAGGTGATGGTGAAAACCATTAAAAAGAAACTGCGTACACAGGGTGCCAATGTGACATTTGACTCTGCACAAATGGCGTGTCAAACTACAAATGTGACAGATTCAATCCTTGACAGGCTTATGAGGGAATCTAAGTGCCACAAAAGATCAGGGAAACATGGTAAACCGTCAAAGGTTGAGGATATCAGCAGCATGGCCGAAG